In one window of Ovis aries strain OAR_USU_Benz2616 breed Rambouillet chromosome 5, ARS-UI_Ramb_v3.0, whole genome shotgun sequence DNA:
- the CNN1 gene encoding calponin-1 translates to MSSAHFNRGPAYGLSAEVKNKLAQKYDHQREQELREWIEGVTGRRIGNNFMDGLKDGIILCEFINKLQPGSVKKVNESTQNWHQLENIGNFIKAITKYGVKPHDIFEANDLFENTNHTQVQSTLLALASMAKTKGNKVNVGVKYAEKQERKFEPEKLREGRNIIGLQMGTNKFASQQGMTAYGTRRHLYDPKLGTDQPLDQATISLQMGTNKGASQAGMTAPGTKRQIFEPGLGMEHCDTLNVSLQMGSNKGASQRGMTVYGLPRQVYDPKYCLTPEYPELGEPAHNHHPHNYYNSA, encoded by the exons ATGTCCTCCGCTCACTTCAACCGAGGCCCCGCCTACGGGCTGTCGGCTGAGGTCAAGAACAAG CTGGCCCAGAAGTATGACCACCAGCGGGAGCAGGAGCTCCGAGAGTGGATCGAGGGGGTGACGGGGCGCCGCATCGGCAACAACTTCATGGACGGCCTCAAAGACGGCATCATTCTTTGCGA GTTCATCAATAAGCTCCAGCCAGGCTCCGTGAAGAAAGTAAATGAGTCCACCCAGAACTGGCATCAG CTGGAGAACATCGGCAACTTCATCAAGGCCATCACCAAGTACGGGGTGAAGCCCCACGATATCTTTGAAGCCAACGACCTGTTCGAGAACACCAACCACACGCAAGTGCAGTCCACCCTCCTGGCCCTGGCCAGCATG GCCAAGACGAAAGGGAACAAGGTGAACGTGGGAGTGAAATACGCGGAGAAGCAGGAACGGAAATTTGAGCCAGAGAAGCTAAGAGAAGGGCGGAACATTATCGGGCTGCAG ATGGGCACCAACAAGTTTGCCAGCCAGCAGGGCATGACGGCCTACGGCACCCGGCGCCACCTCTATGACCCCAAGCTGGGCACGGATCAGCCCCTGGACCAGGCCACCATCAGCCTGCAGATGGGCACCAACAAGGGAGCCAGCCAG GCCGGCATGACTGCACCAGGGACCAAGCGGCAGATCTTCGAGCCGGGGCTGGGCATGGAGCACTGTGACACACTCAACGTCAGCCTGCAGATGGGCAGCAACAAGGGAGCTTCGCAGCGGGGCATGACGGTGTACGGGCTGCCCCGCCAGGTCTACGACCCCAAGTACTGCCTGACGCCTGAGTACCCCGAGCTGGGCGAGCCGGCCCACAACCACCACCCGCACAACTACTACAACTCCGCCTAG